The Capsicum annuum cultivar UCD-10X-F1 chromosome 3, UCD10Xv1.1, whole genome shotgun sequence genomic sequence tgaccattttcaaaaaaatagtttaatttgaaattccgtttctgtcctttccctcaaaataaatgaatgatatttttgattCCTTTTGAATAGTTGAGGAATATTTTTCACTCAAATCCATTACAAAAATAATGAGAAGAGAGTATTGAATTATATGTTTGACTTAGGATTGAAGATACAGATGAACCTaattaatcaaatatataatttccACTCCTATTTTATCCGGTTCATTTTTTCAAAAGATTATaccacaattatttttttcttttcttcacaaTATCTGTATCATAAATATACTTGAAAACTTTGTTGTTTACATAAATATAACCCAATATGATTAGCCATGTGAGATTCTTTATTCACCCACTAACATGGGACTCGGAAGTTGTTAGCTGCCTTATCACCGACCCCACCTTCCATCATCAGCTATTTATACTCGCGGTTGAATGTTCACGcgcccctcttttttttttttcctcccaTTTTCTCAATTTCCCCTAACTTGTCTCTCTCACATCAATTCTCCCTccctatctctctctctctctctaaaagtTTCAGttttcctttcatttttcttcgtatagaaaaagaaaaaatgtcgTCGGCCGGAGAAGTTGGTGGCGCCGCCGGGAATCGACCGCAGAATTACCACTGTTATCAATGTGAACAGACGGTTACGATTACGACGTTGCCGAATTCGGAGCTTTGTTGTCCGAATTGTAATGGTACGTTTCTAGAAGAATCGGAAACCGCTACGGTTTCTAACACTAATGTTGGTAATCATCCGTTTTTCTCCGCCGCTACTACTGATGACCTGCCTTTCGGCGTCGGCGGTGGAGGTGGCGGTGGTTTCCCGATTGTTTTTTCTTCGACTGGGAATACAGGTTCCGGTGGTTCTGTTGGTTTTGATGATCTTTCTGCGCTGTTTGGTGGCATGGCTGGTGGTGGTTCGGGTGCTTTTACCGGTAGAGGATCGAATCAATTTGACCCGTTTGCTTTTCTGAATAACTATTTTAATTCTATGAGGGCGGGTGGTGCTAATGTTCAGTTAATTTTTGAGAATCATCCGGGAGGAGGTGGAGGAGGAGGCGGTGGTGGTGAATTTAGGTTTCCGGGAAATTTAGGTGATTATTTTCTCGGGCCAGGGCTTGAGCAATTGATTCAACAGCTAGCGGAAAATGATCCGAATCGTTATGGTACACCTCCGGCTGCGAAATCGGCTGTTGCTGGGCTGCCTGATATTAAGATCACTGGGGATTTGTTGGATTCCGATTCATCTCAATGTGCAGTTTGTAAAGATACTTTTGAACTCGGGGAGGAAGGGAAACAGATGCCTTGCAAAcatatataccataaggattgTATAATGCCATGGCTGGAGTTGCACAATTCGTGCCCAGTTTGTCGTTATGAGCTGCCTACCGATGATGCTGATTACGAGAATAGGAAAACATCACAGCAACAGACTGGCAATACGAGTAATAGTAATGCCAATAACACTAATGCTGGTGTGATGTTTGGGGGTTTAGAAGGTGTGGGAGATCAGGAGAATTCTCAGACACCTCGTGCAGGGGAGAGGAGGCTTAGGATACCGTTACAATGGCTTTTCAGGGGACTTGGATCACCTGCCGAGACGAGCAACAGTGGAGGAgccaacaatgataataacaatggaAACAACAACAATACGAGCAACAATGCTCCTCGTGAGGATTCTAATCCAGGTTCTGGAGGGCAAGCGAGGCAGGAGGATCTTGATTGAAGTATGTAGTAGAATTCTGAGGTTTTATCCAAATCTTGCATGTTCATAGTTGTTACATGAAGTTTCTTGTATGCTAGTATTTGAGAATTACAAGTGCCCCATCCTTGTAACATATGGGAATTTCGGGAAATAATGTTTTTGATTGTTGATTTGTTGATCATTTGCTTTAAATTAGCCTCAAAGTAATTTGCTCTTGATAGCGTGTAAAAAATGTCTGAAATCATCCACTTGAAATATGACACAAGGTCTTGAAAAGAAGAATATGAGACAAGGTCAATAGCAAGAACATCTATGTCTTGAGAAGGGTGTTAGATTTAACTGAAGATGTGATGTTAGATTTTTCACTAGACAAGCCCTTCCTTCAACATCAATTTTGTTTGGCTTTAGCACCTTGTCCTTTTGCATCTTTAAGTGGTGAACTATCTATTATCCAATCTCTTGAAAATGAAGGAAACAGGAACAAGAAGTTGTTAACAAGGAGGGTATGGATCCATATGGTTAGTTTGGTTAATTCTTACCAACTGAAATTCTTAATGTTCAGCTTGTATAGAGTAACTATTTAGTTGCTACGTCCTTCCTACAAGCACTCTTAACCTATTTATGGTGAAATCAGCGACTGTTCTTCACTGTCTATTACCGTAGTTTTGGAAACAAGTATAGTCAATAAACATCTAGATTCAAGAATGATCTATTCCTTTTCAGTCTCTTATGTCCTTGCTGTAGGAAGTAGACATATATTCTACTGAATAAAATGTGTATCTAAACTCTAGTGTGATATTCAACACTTCACTTGGCTGACATTTTTCTTTCCATGTATATGTCGCTCGTTCCCTTTAGTTTgcgactttttttttttgtgggctTGTTTTTTCA encodes the following:
- the LOC107862795 gene encoding E3 ubiquitin-protein ligase RING1-like, with the protein product MSSAGEVGGAAGNRPQNYHCYQCEQTVTITTLPNSELCCPNCNGTFLEESETATVSNTNVGNHPFFSAATTDDLPFGVGGGGGGGFPIVFSSTGNTGSGGSVGFDDLSALFGGMAGGGSGAFTGRGSNQFDPFAFLNNYFNSMRAGGANVQLIFENHPGGGGGGGGGGEFRFPGNLGDYFLGPGLEQLIQQLAENDPNRYGTPPAAKSAVAGLPDIKITGDLLDSDSSQCAVCKDTFELGEEGKQMPCKHIYHKDCIMPWLELHNSCPVCRYELPTDDADYENRKTSQQQTGNTSNSNANNTNAGVMFGGLEGVGDQENSQTPRAGERRLRIPLQWLFRGLGSPAETSNSGGANNDNNNGNNNNTSNNAPREDSNPGSGGQARQEDLD